A portion of the Pseudomonas koreensis genome contains these proteins:
- the thrS gene encoding threonine--tRNA ligase: protein MPTITLPDGSQRSFDHPVSVAEVAASIGAGLAKATLAGKVNGQLVDASDIISSDATVQIITPKDEEGLEIIRHSCAHLVGHAVKQLYPTAKMVIGPVIDEGFYYDIAYERPFTPEDMAAIEQRMQQLIEKDYDVIKKVTPRAEVIEVFKARGEDYKLRLVEDMPNEQTMGLYYHEEYVDMCRGPHVPNTRFLKSFKLTKLSGAYWRGDAKNEQLQRVYGTAWADKKQLAAYIQRIEEAEKRDHRKIGKRLGLFHTQEESPGMVFWHPNGWTLYQVLEQYMRKIQRDNGYLEIKTPQVVDRSLWEKSGHWANYADNMFTTQSENRDYAIKPMNCPCHVQVFNQGLKSYRELPMRLAEFGACHRNEPSGALHGIMRVRAFTQDDAHIFCTEEQMQAESAAFIKLTMDVYRDFGFTEVEMKLSTRPEKRVGSDELWDRAEAALAAALDSAGLPYDLQPGEGAFYGPKIEFSLKDCLGRVWQCGTLQLDFNLPVRLGAEYVSEDNSRKHPVMLHRAILGSFERFVGILIEHYEGAFPAWLAPTQAVIMNITDKQADFVAEVEKTLNESGFRAKSDLRNEKIGFKIREHTLLKVPYLLVIGDKEVEMQTVAVRTREGADLGSMPVARFAEFLAQAVSRRGRPDSE from the coding sequence ATGCCAACTATTACTCTTCCCGACGGCAGTCAACGTTCATTCGATCACCCGGTTTCCGTAGCCGAGGTCGCCGCATCCATTGGTGCAGGTCTGGCCAAGGCCACGCTCGCCGGCAAGGTCAATGGCCAACTGGTCGACGCCAGCGACATCATCAGCAGCGACGCGACCGTGCAAATCATTACGCCAAAGGATGAAGAGGGGCTGGAGATCATTCGCCACTCTTGCGCGCACCTGGTCGGCCACGCGGTCAAACAGCTGTACCCGACCGCGAAGATGGTCATCGGTCCGGTCATCGACGAAGGCTTCTATTACGACATCGCCTACGAGCGTCCTTTCACGCCGGAAGACATGGCGGCCATCGAACAGCGCATGCAGCAGCTGATCGAGAAGGATTACGACGTCATCAAGAAAGTCACTCCGCGCGCCGAAGTGATCGAAGTGTTCAAGGCCCGTGGCGAGGACTACAAGCTGCGTCTGGTCGAAGACATGCCGAACGAGCAGACCATGGGTCTGTACTATCACGAAGAATACGTCGACATGTGCCGCGGTCCGCACGTGCCGAACACACGTTTCCTGAAATCCTTCAAGCTGACCAAGCTGTCGGGCGCCTACTGGCGCGGCGACGCCAAGAACGAGCAATTGCAGCGCGTTTACGGCACCGCCTGGGCTGACAAGAAGCAGTTGGCGGCGTACATCCAGCGCATCGAAGAAGCTGAAAAGCGCGATCACCGCAAGATCGGCAAGCGTCTGGGCCTGTTTCACACCCAGGAAGAATCCCCGGGCATGGTGTTCTGGCACCCGAACGGCTGGACTCTGTATCAGGTGCTTGAGCAGTACATGCGCAAGATCCAGCGCGACAACGGTTACCTTGAGATCAAGACTCCTCAAGTCGTCGATCGCAGCCTGTGGGAGAAATCCGGGCACTGGGCCAACTACGCCGACAACATGTTCACCACTCAGTCGGAAAACCGCGACTACGCCATCAAGCCGATGAACTGCCCGTGCCACGTGCAGGTGTTCAATCAGGGCCTGAAAAGCTACCGCGAGTTGCCGATGCGTCTGGCCGAGTTCGGTGCCTGCCACCGTAACGAGCCATCGGGTGCGTTGCACGGCATCATGCGCGTGCGAGCGTTCACTCAGGACGACGCGCACATCTTCTGCACCGAAGAGCAGATGCAGGCCGAGTCCGCTGCGTTCATCAAGCTGACCATGGACGTCTATCGCGATTTCGGCTTTACCGAAGTCGAGATGAAACTGTCCACTCGTCCGGAAAAACGCGTCGGCTCCGATGAATTGTGGGATCGCGCTGAAGCGGCATTGGCTGCAGCCCTTGATTCCGCTGGTCTGCCGTACGATCTGCAGCCGGGCGAGGGTGCCTTTTACGGGCCGAAGATTGAGTTCTCGCTGAAAGATTGTCTCGGTCGCGTCTGGCAGTGTGGTACCTTGCAGCTCGATTTTAACCTGCCTGTCCGTTTGGGCGCTGAATACGTCTCTGAAGACAACAGCCGCAAACATCCTGTGATGCTCCACCGGGCGATCCTCGGCTCGTTCGAGCGTTTCGTCGGGATTCTGATCGAGCACTACGAAGGTGCTTTCCCTGCGTGGCTCGCGCCAACCCAGGCGGTGATCATGAATATCACTGATAAACAGGCAGATTTTGTTGCAGAGGTCGAAAAAACTCTCAACGAAAGCGGATTTCGTGCCAAGTCCGACTTGAGAAATGAAAAGATCGGCTTTAAAATCCGCGAGCATACTTTGCTCAAGGTTCCCTATCTTTTGGTTATCGGAGATAAGGAAGTCGAGATGCAGACTGTCGCTGTGCGTACTCGTGAAGGTGCTGACCTGGGCTCGATGCCCGTCGCCCGGTTCGCTGAGTTTCTCGCGCAAGCGGTTTCCCGGCGTGGTCGCCCAGATTCGGAGTAA
- the infC gene encoding translation initiation factor IF-3, producing MIIKREMRQDKRAAPKAPINENISAREVRLIGADGEQIGIVSIDEALRIAEEAKLDLVEISADAVPPVCRVMDYGKSIFEKKKQIAAAKKNQKQIQVKEIKFRPGTEEGDYQVKLRNLVRFLSDGDRAKVSLRFRGREMAHQELGMELLKRVEQDLLEYGSVEQHPKMEGRQLIMVIAPKKKK from the coding sequence ATTATTATTAAGCGTGAAATGAGACAAGATAAACGAGCTGCACCGAAAGCCCCGATCAACGAGAATATCTCGGCACGCGAGGTTCGGTTAATTGGCGCTGATGGCGAGCAGATTGGCATCGTCTCGATTGATGAAGCGCTTCGTATCGCTGAAGAAGCAAAGCTTGATCTGGTGGAAATCTCCGCCGATGCAGTCCCGCCTGTTTGCCGGGTGATGGACTACGGCAAATCGATCTTCGAGAAGAAGAAGCAGATTGCCGCGGCGAAGAAAAACCAGAAGCAGATTCAGGTTAAAGAAATCAAGTTTCGTCCAGGGACGGAGGAAGGGGATTACCAGGTAAAACTGCGCAACCTGGTACGTTTCCTGAGTGACGGGGACAGGGCCAAGGTATCCTTGCGATTCCGCGGCCGTGAGATGGCCCACCAGGAGCTGGGGATGGAACTCCTCAAGCGGGTTGAACAAGACCTGCTCGAGTACGGTTCGGTCGAACAGCATCCTAAGATGGAAGGACGCCAGCTGATCATGGTCATCGCCCCGAAAAAGAAGAAGTAA
- the rpmI gene encoding 50S ribosomal protein L35 — translation MPKMKTKSGAAKRFLKTANGIKHKHAFKSHILTKMSTKRKRQLRGSSLLHPSDVAKVERMLRLR, via the coding sequence ATGCCAAAAATGAAAACCAAAAGTGGTGCTGCCAAGCGGTTTCTGAAAACTGCTAACGGCATCAAGCACAAGCACGCTTTCAAGAGCCACATCCTGACTAAAATGTCGACCAAGCGTAAGCGTCAACTGCGCGGTAGCAGCTTGCTGCATCCGTCTGACGTGGCAAAAGTCGAGCGCATGCTGCGCCTTCGTTAA
- the rplT gene encoding 50S ribosomal protein L20, with protein MARVKRGVIARKRHKKILKLAKGYYGARSRVFRVAKQAVIKAGQYAYRDRRQKKRQFRALWIARINAGARVNGLSYSRFIAGLKKASIEIDRKVLADLAVNEKAAFAAIVEKAKATLA; from the coding sequence ATGGCTCGTGTAAAGCGTGGCGTCATTGCCCGTAAGCGTCACAAAAAAATTCTGAAACTTGCTAAAGGCTACTACGGCGCACGCTCCCGCGTATTCCGTGTTGCCAAGCAAGCGGTAATCAAGGCAGGCCAGTACGCCTACCGTGACCGTCGTCAGAAAAAACGTCAGTTCCGCGCTCTGTGGATCGCTCGTATCAACGCTGGTGCTCGTGTTAACGGTCTGTCCTACAGCCGTTTCATCGCTGGCCTGAAAAAAGCGTCCATCGAGATCGACCGTAAGGTTCTGGCTGATCTGGCAGTGAACGAAAAAGCGGCGTTTGCTGCGATTGTCGAGAAAGCTAAAGCCACCTTGGCTTAA
- the pheS gene encoding phenylalanine--tRNA ligase subunit alpha encodes MENLDALVSQALEAVQSAEDINALEQIRVQYLGKKGELTQVMKTLGNLPAEERPQVGALINVAKERVTGVLNARMALFEEAELAAKLSAESIDVTLPGRGQTSGGLHPVTRTLERVEQFFTRIGYGIAEGPEVEDDYHNFEALNIPGHHPARSMHDTFYFNANMLLRTHTSPVQVRTMESKQPPIRIVCPGRVYRSDSDITHSPMFHQVEGLLVDRDINFADLKGTIEEFLRVFFEKELAVRFRPSYFPFTEPSAEVDMECVMCSGKGCRVCKQTGWLEVMGCGMVHPNVLRMSGIDPEEFSGFAFGMGVERLAMLRYGVNDLRLFFDNDLRFLAQFR; translated from the coding sequence ATGGAAAACCTGGATGCGCTGGTCTCTCAAGCACTAGAGGCTGTGCAAAGCGCTGAAGATATCAATGCCCTGGAGCAAATCCGGGTTCAATACCTTGGCAAGAAGGGCGAATTGACTCAGGTGATGAAGACCCTGGGGAATCTGCCGGCCGAAGAGCGTCCGCAAGTCGGTGCGCTGATCAACGTTGCCAAGGAACGTGTTACAGGCGTTCTCAATGCGCGCATGGCCCTGTTTGAAGAAGCCGAGCTGGCTGCCAAACTGTCCGCCGAATCCATCGATGTGACATTGCCGGGCCGTGGCCAGACCTCTGGCGGTCTGCATCCGGTCACCCGGACTCTGGAACGCGTCGAGCAGTTCTTCACCCGCATCGGCTACGGCATCGCCGAAGGCCCTGAGGTCGAAGACGACTATCACAACTTCGAAGCGCTCAACATCCCAGGCCATCACCCGGCCCGGTCGATGCATGACACCTTCTATTTCAATGCCAACATGTTGCTGCGCACCCATACCTCGCCGGTACAGGTCCGCACCATGGAATCCAAGCAGCCGCCGATCCGCATCGTCTGCCCGGGCCGCGTCTATCGCAGCGACTCCGATATCACCCATTCGCCGATGTTCCACCAGGTTGAAGGCCTGCTGGTCGATCGCGATATCAATTTTGCCGATCTCAAAGGCACCATCGAAGAATTCCTGCGGGTGTTCTTCGAGAAAGAACTGGCCGTACGGTTCCGTCCTTCGTACTTCCCGTTCACCGAGCCATCCGCCGAAGTCGATATGGAATGCGTGATGTGCAGCGGTAAAGGCTGCCGCGTCTGCAAGCAGACCGGCTGGCTGGAAGTGATGGGCTGCGGCATGGTTCACCCGAACGTGCTGCGCATGTCCGGCATCGATCCGGAAGAGTTCTCCGGCTTTGCCTTTGGCATGGGTGTCGAGCGTCTGGCGATGCTCCGTTACGGCGTGAACGACTTGCGTCTGTTCTTCGACAACGACTTGCGGTTCCTCGCGCAATTTCGCTAG
- the pheT gene encoding phenylalanine--tRNA ligase subunit beta — translation MKFSEQWLRGWVSPQVDRDELVARLSMAGLEVDSVTPAAGVFSGVVVGEVLSTEQHPDADKLRVCQVSKGAETFQVVCGAPNVRPGLKIPFAMIGAELPGDFKIKKAKLRGVESNGMLCSQAELQVGEGNDGLMELPADAPVGEDFRVYLDLEDASIEVDLTPNRGDCLSLAGLAREVGALYAVPVTRPVVAAVPAVHDEVRSVEVLAPAACPRYLGRVIRNVDLSRPTPLWMVERLRRADVRSIDAAVDITNYVMLELGQPLHAFDLAEINGGIRVRMAEEGEKLVLLDGQEVSLRSDTLVIADHTRALAIAGVMGGEHSGVSATTRDVFLESAFFDQIAVAGKARSYGLHTDASHRYERGVDWQLAREAMERATGLLLEITGGEAGPIIETVSEQHLPSIAPITLRAQRITQMLGMEMDSAQVERLLSALGLNISADGEGQWRVEVPSHRFDISLEVDLIEELARLYGYNRLPVRYPQARLAPQAKAEARSDLPELRRLLVARGYQEAITYSFIDPKQFELFNPGVEPLLLANPISNDMAAMRSSLWPGLVKALQHNLNRQQDRVRLFESGLRFVGQLEGLKQEPMLSGVVCGSRLPEGWAQGRDTVDFFDVKADVEAVLSFAGALDSFTFAPGKHPALHPGQTARIEREGREVGFIGAIHPELSKTLGLDRPVFVFELVLAEVALGKMPKFHELSRFPEVRRDLALIAQKDVAASAVLDVIRENAGEWLTELRLFDVYQGKGIDPDRKSLAVGLTWQHPSRTLNDDEVNSTTQNILTSLEQRLNATLRK, via the coding sequence ATGAAATTCAGTGAACAATGGCTGCGTGGCTGGGTTAGCCCGCAGGTAGATCGCGACGAGCTGGTTGCCCGTCTGTCGATGGCCGGTCTTGAGGTCGATAGTGTTACTCCGGCCGCCGGTGTATTCAGTGGCGTCGTGGTGGGCGAAGTGCTGAGCACTGAGCAGCACCCGGACGCCGACAAGTTGCGTGTGTGCCAGGTCAGCAAGGGCGCGGAAACCTTTCAGGTCGTGTGCGGAGCGCCAAATGTGCGCCCGGGCCTGAAGATTCCATTCGCCATGATCGGCGCAGAACTGCCGGGCGACTTCAAGATCAAGAAAGCCAAGCTGCGCGGCGTCGAGTCCAACGGCATGCTGTGCTCGCAAGCAGAGTTGCAGGTCGGTGAAGGCAACGACGGTCTGATGGAGCTGCCGGCCGACGCGCCAGTGGGCGAAGACTTCCGTGTGTACCTGGATCTGGAAGACGCCAGCATCGAGGTCGACCTGACCCCGAACCGTGGCGACTGCCTGTCCCTGGCCGGTCTGGCCCGTGAAGTCGGCGCTCTGTACGCCGTGCCGGTCACCCGCCCTGTAGTGGCTGCGGTTCCCGCTGTACACGACGAAGTGCGTTCGGTCGAGGTGCTGGCGCCAGCAGCCTGTCCACGTTACTTGGGTCGGGTCATCCGTAACGTCGATCTGTCCAGGCCAACCCCGCTGTGGATGGTTGAGCGTTTGCGTCGTGCTGACGTGCGCAGCATCGACGCTGCCGTCGACATCACCAACTACGTGATGCTCGAATTGGGTCAGCCGTTGCACGCTTTCGATCTTGCCGAAATCAATGGCGGCATTCGTGTGCGCATGGCTGAAGAGGGCGAGAAGCTGGTGCTGCTCGACGGTCAGGAAGTCAGCCTGCGTAGCGATACGCTGGTCATCGCCGACCACACTCGTGCATTGGCGATCGCTGGTGTCATGGGTGGCGAGCACAGCGGCGTTTCCGCGACCACGCGTGATGTGTTCCTTGAATCCGCGTTCTTCGATCAGATCGCCGTGGCTGGCAAGGCGCGGTCCTACGGTCTGCACACCGACGCTTCGCATCGTTACGAGCGTGGCGTTGACTGGCAACTGGCCCGTGAAGCCATGGAGCGCGCCACTGGCCTGCTGTTGGAAATCACCGGCGGCGAAGCTGGCCCGATCATCGAGACCGTCAGCGAGCAACATCTGCCGTCGATCGCGCCGATCACTCTGCGTGCCCAGCGCATCACTCAGATGCTCGGCATGGAAATGGATTCGGCACAGGTCGAGCGTCTGCTCAGTGCCCTGGGCCTGAACATTAGCGCTGACGGGGAAGGGCAGTGGCGCGTCGAAGTGCCAAGCCACCGCTTCGATATCAGTCTGGAAGTCGACCTGATCGAAGAACTGGCTCGTCTGTACGGTTACAATCGTCTGCCGGTTCGCTACCCGCAAGCGCGCCTGGCGCCGCAAGCCAAGGCTGAAGCGCGTAGCGATCTGCCTGAGCTGCGCCGTCTGCTGGTCGCGCGGGGTTATCAGGAAGCGATTACCTACAGCTTCATCGATCCGAAGCAGTTCGAGCTGTTCAACCCGGGCGTCGAGCCACTGTTGCTGGCCAATCCGATTTCCAACGACATGGCGGCCATGCGTTCGTCGCTGTGGCCAGGTCTGGTCAAGGCGCTGCAGCACAACCTCAACCGCCAGCAGGATCGCGTCCGTCTGTTCGAGAGTGGTCTGCGCTTCGTCGGCCAGCTTGAAGGCTTGAAGCAAGAGCCGATGCTGTCCGGTGTTGTCTGCGGTAGCCGCTTGCCGGAAGGCTGGGCGCAGGGTCGCGACACCGTCGACTTCTTCGATGTGAAGGCCGATGTTGAAGCGGTGCTGAGTTTCGCCGGTGCACTGGACTCGTTCACTTTCGCTCCGGGCAAACATCCGGCGCTGCATCCGGGTCAGACTGCGCGCATTGAGCGGGAAGGTCGCGAAGTGGGCTTCATCGGTGCAATCCACCCAGAATTGTCGAAAACTCTCGGGCTGGATCGTCCGGTGTTCGTTTTCGAGCTGGTTCTGGCGGAAGTGGCACTCGGTAAAATGCCCAAATTCCACGAGTTGTCGCGCTTTCCTGAAGTGCGTCGTGACCTTGCATTGATCGCGCAAAAAGACGTCGCAGCCTCGGCTGTACTGGACGTAATCCGTGAAAATGCAGGCGAATGGCTCACAGAGCTCAGGCTGTTTGACGTGTATCAGGGTAAAGGTATTGATCCTGATAGAAAAAGCCTTGCAGTCGGCTTGACCTGGCAGCATCCATCGCGCACTCTTAATGACGATGAGGTGAATTCGACGACGCAAAATATCCTCACCTCGCTCGAACAAAGGTTGAACGCCACGTTAAGGAAGTGA
- the ihfA gene encoding integration host factor subunit alpha, which translates to MGALTKAEMAERLYEELGLNKREAKELVELFFEEIRHALEDNEQVKLSGFGNFDLRDKRQRPGRNPKTGEEIPITARRVVTFRPGQKLKARVEAYAGTKS; encoded by the coding sequence ATGGGGGCTTTGACGAAAGCTGAGATGGCGGAACGTCTGTATGAAGAGTTGGGCCTGAACAAGCGGGAAGCCAAGGAATTGGTCGAACTGTTTTTCGAGGAAATCAGGCACGCTCTTGAAGACAACGAGCAGGTCAAATTGTCCGGTTTCGGCAATTTCGATCTTCGGGACAAACGCCAGCGGCCTGGCCGCAACCCGAAAACGGGGGAAGAAATCCCGATCACGGCTCGCCGTGTGGTCACCTTTCGTCCAGGGCAGAAGTTGAAGGCCCGAGTTGAGGCTTATGCTGGAACCAAGTCATAA
- a CDS encoding MerR family transcriptional regulator, with product MLEPSHNDELPVIPGKRYFTIGEVSELCAVKPHVLRYWEQEFPQLNPVKRRGNRRYYQRQDVLMIRQIRALLYDQGFTIGGARLRLSGDEAKDDTTQYKQMIRQMIAELEDVLVVLKK from the coding sequence ATGCTGGAACCAAGTCATAACGACGAGCTACCCGTCATCCCGGGCAAACGCTACTTCACCATAGGTGAAGTCAGCGAGCTGTGTGCGGTCAAGCCACACGTGCTGCGCTATTGGGAGCAGGAGTTTCCTCAGCTCAACCCCGTCAAACGCCGCGGAAACCGCCGGTATTATCAGCGCCAGGACGTGCTGATGATCCGGCAGATCCGCGCGCTCCTTTACGATCAGGGTTTCACCATCGGCGGCGCACGTCTGCGCTTGTCCGGCGATGAAGCCAAGGACGACACCACGCAGTACAAACAGATGATTCGGCAGATGATTGCGGAATTGGAAGATGTCCTGGTGGTGCTCAAGAAATAA
- a CDS encoding RtcB family protein, with amino-acid sequence MKDQTYQLLEVANGKPIKLWTEGVPVENEARAQLMNTAKMPFIFKHLAVMPDVHLGKGSTIGSVIPTVGAIIPAAVGVDIGCGMIAARTSLMASDLPDNLHGLRSAIEQAVPHGRSLSRSRRDKGAWDEVPQQADQAWAGLQPRFKLITDKYPKLANTNNRGHLGTLGSGNHFIEVCLDEADRVWFMLHSGSRGVGNAIGNLFIQMAQADMRQHIANLPDRDLAYFEEGSQHFDDYVEAVGWAQDFARQNRELMMRAVIQATRQIIRKPFEVALEAVNCHHNYVQKERHFGQEVLITRKGAVSAKKGELGIIPGSMGAKSFIVRGLGNTESFSSCSHGAGRTMSRTRAKNTFTVADQIRATAHVECRKDEAVIDEIPMAYKDIDKVMHAQRELVEVLHTLRQLVCVKG; translated from the coding sequence ATGAAAGACCAAACCTACCAACTCCTCGAAGTCGCCAACGGCAAGCCAATCAAACTCTGGACCGAAGGCGTTCCGGTAGAAAATGAAGCCCGTGCACAATTGATGAACACCGCGAAAATGCCCTTCATCTTCAAGCATCTGGCGGTGATGCCTGACGTGCATTTGGGCAAGGGTTCGACGATCGGCAGCGTGATTCCAACAGTGGGCGCGATCATTCCCGCAGCGGTGGGTGTCGACATCGGTTGTGGAATGATCGCTGCGCGTACATCGCTGATGGCTTCGGATCTGCCGGATAACCTCCACGGACTGCGCAGCGCCATTGAACAGGCGGTTCCCCATGGCCGCAGTTTGAGTCGGTCGCGGCGAGACAAAGGCGCTTGGGACGAGGTCCCGCAGCAGGCTGATCAGGCCTGGGCAGGTTTGCAGCCGCGCTTCAAATTGATCACCGACAAGTATCCGAAACTGGCCAACACCAACAACCGTGGGCACTTGGGGACACTTGGCAGCGGCAACCACTTTATCGAAGTGTGCCTGGATGAAGCCGACCGGGTGTGGTTCATGTTGCACAGTGGTTCGCGTGGTGTCGGCAACGCCATCGGCAACCTGTTCATCCAGATGGCCCAAGCCGATATGCGTCAGCACATTGCCAACCTGCCGGACCGTGACCTGGCCTATTTCGAAGAAGGCAGCCAGCACTTTGATGATTACGTGGAAGCAGTGGGGTGGGCGCAGGACTTCGCCAGACAGAACCGCGAACTGATGATGCGCGCAGTGATTCAGGCCACGCGGCAGATCATCCGCAAGCCGTTCGAAGTGGCGCTGGAGGCCGTCAACTGCCACCACAATTATGTGCAGAAAGAGCGGCATTTTGGTCAGGAGGTACTGATCACCCGCAAAGGCGCCGTGTCGGCGAAGAAAGGTGAATTGGGGATTATTCCGGGCTCGATGGGCGCCAAGAGCTTTATCGTTCGCGGTCTGGGCAACACAGAATCGTTCAGTTCCTGCAGCCACGGCGCCGGCCGCACCATGAGCCGCACCAGGGCCAAGAATACCTTCACCGTCGCCGATCAGATCCGCGCCACCGCCCATGTGGAGTGTCGCAAGGACGAAGCGGTCATCGACGAAATTCCGATGGCCTACAAGGACATCGATAAAGTCATGCATGCCCAGCGTGAGCTGGTGGAAGTGCTGCACACCTTGCGTCAGCTGGTGTGCGTCAAAGGATAA